One window from the genome of Aquabacterium sp. A3 encodes:
- the mnmE gene encoding tRNA uridine-5-carboxymethylaminomethyl(34) synthesis GTPase MnmE — protein MRWGQHKEPIVAVATAPGRGAVGIVRVSGQGLMPLARALCGRELAPRVATYGPFKDARGEALDHGLAVYFPAPHSYTGEDVLELQGHGGPVVMQLLLARCLEAAAAPEGATGRACLPGLRLAEPGEFTQRAFLNDKIDLAQAEAIADLIDASTEAAARSASRSLGGAFSREVEALRAQMVQLRMLVEATLDFPEEEIDFLEKADARGKLDRLATTLETVLRQARQGALLREGLQVVLAGQPNAGKSSLLNALAGAELAIVTPIAGTTRDKVSQTIQIEGVPLHVIDTAGLRADEDATDEVERIGMARSWEAIRGADAVLFLHDLTRVHEPAYVQADEAIAARLPPGLRVVHVFNKADVDATVAGVAPAAGQAVRLSARTGEGLQALRQTLLEIAGWQAVPEGLFIARQRHVQALRVAREHLGHAQAHAAQADGALDLLAEELRLAHNALGSITGVFSADDLLGEIFTRFCIGK, from the coding sequence ATGCGTTGGGGACAACACAAGGAGCCGATCGTGGCGGTGGCCACGGCCCCCGGCCGAGGGGCGGTGGGCATTGTGCGGGTGTCGGGCCAGGGCCTGATGCCACTGGCCCGCGCGCTGTGTGGCCGTGAACTGGCGCCGCGCGTGGCCACGTACGGGCCGTTCAAGGACGCCCGTGGCGAGGCGCTGGACCATGGCCTGGCGGTGTATTTTCCGGCGCCGCACAGCTACACCGGTGAGGACGTGCTGGAGCTGCAGGGCCACGGCGGCCCCGTGGTGATGCAGTTGTTGCTGGCGCGCTGCCTGGAAGCGGCGGCCGCGCCTGAGGGGGCCACGGGCCGCGCCTGCCTGCCGGGCTTGCGACTGGCCGAGCCCGGCGAGTTCACGCAACGGGCGTTCTTGAACGACAAGATCGACCTGGCCCAGGCCGAGGCGATCGCCGACCTGATCGATGCCAGCACCGAGGCGGCGGCACGTTCGGCCAGCCGCTCTTTGGGTGGGGCCTTCAGCCGCGAGGTGGAGGCTTTGCGCGCCCAGATGGTGCAGTTGCGCATGCTGGTGGAGGCCACGCTGGACTTCCCGGAAGAAGAGATCGACTTTCTGGAAAAGGCCGATGCACGCGGCAAGCTCGACCGCCTGGCCACCACCCTGGAGACGGTGTTGCGCCAGGCACGCCAGGGCGCCTTGTTGCGCGAAGGACTTCAGGTGGTGCTGGCCGGCCAGCCCAATGCGGGCAAGAGCTCCTTGCTCAATGCCCTGGCCGGCGCGGAGCTGGCCATCGTCACCCCGATCGCGGGCACCACGCGCGACAAGGTCAGCCAGACGATCCAGATCGAGGGCGTGCCCCTGCACGTGATCGACACGGCCGGCTTGCGCGCCGACGAAGACGCCACCGACGAGGTGGAGCGCATCGGCATGGCGCGCAGCTGGGAGGCCATCCGAGGCGCCGATGCGGTGTTGTTTCTGCACGACCTGACCCGCGTGCATGAGCCTGCGTATGTGCAGGCCGACGAGGCCATCGCCGCCCGTCTGCCGCCAGGCCTGCGCGTGGTGCACGTGTTCAACAAGGCCGATGTGGACGCCACCGTGGCGGGCGTGGCGCCGGCGGCCGGACAGGCCGTGCGGCTGTCGGCCCGCACCGGTGAGGGCTTGCAGGCCCTGCGTCAGACCTTGCTGGAGATCGCGGGCTGGCAGGCGGTGCCCGAGGGCCTGTTCATCGCCCGGCAACGCCATGTGCAGGCCTTGCGCGTGGCGCGTGAGCACCTGGGCCATGCCCAGGCCCACGCCGCACAGGCCGATGGGGCCCTGGACCTGCTGGCCGAAGAGCTGCGACTGGCGCACAATGCCCTGGGCAGCATCACCGGGGTGTTCTCGGCCGACGATTTGCTGGGTGAAATATTCACGCGGTTCTGCATCGGCAAGTGA